The following proteins are co-located in the Palaemon carinicauda isolate YSFRI2023 chromosome 3, ASM3689809v2, whole genome shotgun sequence genome:
- the LOC137638122 gene encoding uncharacterized protein → MAQRVTLPTFLLVVWMTLQLVTGPSQANAMDTWDNTINVINDGIDWVAEKVARYAMEGKLVKLEGSDNSIRNSRQLQKEEEAEAEITSEEDGLLDDAEGRLFIGTGLNGTGVSLNLQGLQAAIGTAIGVAIVIGIIVIIILIIIALATGRDIYSISKGFNNRFTDPYEEDWYAPNYNYNSYKDESTYTSYRALDEAAKKYEDNKE, encoded by the exons TTACTCTGCCGACCTTCTTGCTGGTTGTATGGATGACCCTCCAGCTGGTGACGGGACCCTCTCAAGCCAACGCAATGGACACCTGGGATAACACGATCAACGTCATCAACGACGGGATAGACTGGGTGGCGGAAAAGGTGGCCAGGTACGCCATGGAAGGGAAGCTGGTGAAACTGGAAGGTAGCGACAACTCTATCAGGAATTCGCGCCAACTCCAGAAAGAGGAAGAAGCAGAAGCTGAAATAACATCTGAAGAAGACGGACTGCTGGATGACGCCGAGGGCCGTCTGTTCATAGGGACGGGTTTGAACGGAACAGGCGTGAGTTTGAACCTCCAGGGTCTTCAGGCCGCCATTGGTACAGCTATCGGGGTGGCCATCGTCATTggtattatcgtcatcatcatcctgatCATCATTGCTTTGGCGACTGGGAGAGACATCTACTCAATCAGCAAGGGTTTCAACAACAGGTTTACTGATCCATACGAGGAAGATTG GTATGCCCCGAACTACAATTACAACAGCTACAAGGACGAAAGTACTTACACATCCTACAGGGCCTTAGACGAAGCTGCTAAGAAGTATGAGGATAACAAAGAATAA